A single Pseudomonadota bacterium DNA region contains:
- the secA gene encoding preprotein translocase subunit SecA, producing the protein MIGSLLTKVFGSKNERVLKSLRPMVDAINALEGEIQKLDDHRLVAKTVEFKERIGKGESLDALLVEAFAVVREAARRTVDMRPFDVQLIGGMVLHQGKIAEMKTGEGKTLVATMPVYLNALTGRGAHVVTVNDYLASRDAEWMSKVYSFLGLTTGVIVHDMSDADRRAAYACDITYGTNNEFGFDYLRDNMKFAKEDFCQRDYHFAIVDEVDSILIDEARTPLIISGPADMSTELYQRVDRFTPSFKKDIHYTLDEKSRSIAMTEEGVALGEKLLGVDNLYDPKNIEWLHHLNQSLKAHYVFTRDVDYLVRDGEVLIVDEFTGRALAGRRYSDGLHQALEAKEKVKVEKENQTLASITFQNYFRMYEKLAGMTGTADTEAVEFKKIYNLDVVIMPTHNTMIREDYADVIYKNRNAKYRAIIREIKALHEQQRPVLVGTISIDVSEKISAMLKKAGIPHSVLNAKQHEKEAEIIAEAGQKGKVTIATNMAGRGTDIKLGAGVADLGGLHILGTSRHESRRIDNQLRGRAGRQGDAGSSRFYLSLEDDLLRIFGSDRISGIMEKLGMEEDEPIEHNMISKAIENAQRKVEGHNFDIRKHLLEYDDVMNKQREVIYEQRRKVLVSESIEEIIQDMLADMADLVVADVADPKLHSPEWDWDGLGERLAKGFGLEPVFTEDEKADLTPGKLADRVQEILQEGYKKKEAENGSETMRHLEKLVLLQVIDQHWKEHLLNMDHLKEGIGLRGYGQKNPLIEYKREGFGMFSELMETIKTQTLNHLFLIKLVQEDEVERLAREQREKKQEMELSRGESPKERTPVRREGEKVGRNALCPCGSGKKYKKCCGQAV; encoded by the coding sequence ATGATTGGAAGTTTGCTCACAAAGGTGTTCGGCAGCAAGAATGAAAGGGTCCTGAAATCTCTAAGGCCCATGGTCGATGCGATCAATGCCCTGGAAGGGGAGATTCAGAAACTGGACGACCACCGGCTGGTCGCCAAAACCGTTGAGTTCAAGGAACGGATCGGGAAGGGCGAGTCTCTTGATGCGCTGCTGGTCGAAGCCTTTGCCGTGGTTCGGGAGGCGGCGAGAAGAACGGTCGATATGCGTCCCTTCGATGTCCAGCTTATTGGCGGGATGGTTCTTCATCAGGGCAAGATTGCCGAAATGAAGACCGGTGAGGGGAAGACCCTGGTCGCGACCATGCCGGTCTATCTGAATGCTCTTACCGGCCGTGGCGCTCACGTGGTGACGGTGAATGACTATTTGGCCAGCCGCGATGCGGAATGGATGAGCAAGGTGTACTCCTTTCTCGGGCTCACCACCGGAGTGATCGTCCACGACATGTCCGATGCTGACCGCAGGGCGGCCTACGCCTGCGATATCACCTACGGCACCAATAATGAATTCGGCTTTGACTATCTGCGCGACAACATGAAATTCGCCAAGGAAGATTTCTGTCAGCGCGATTACCATTTTGCCATTGTTGATGAGGTCGATTCCATCCTGATCGACGAAGCGAGGACCCCGCTGATCATTTCCGGCCCGGCGGATATGTCTACCGAGCTCTACCAGCGGGTCGACCGGTTTACGCCCAGTTTCAAGAAAGATATTCACTACACCCTTGATGAAAAGAGCCGCTCGATCGCCATGACCGAAGAAGGGGTGGCTCTCGGTGAGAAACTGCTGGGGGTCGATAACCTGTATGATCCGAAGAATATCGAATGGCTGCATCATCTGAACCAGTCCCTGAAGGCGCATTATGTCTTTACCCGTGATGTTGATTATCTGGTGCGGGATGGCGAGGTCCTGATCGTCGACGAATTCACCGGTCGCGCTCTTGCCGGCCGCCGCTACAGCGATGGTCTGCACCAGGCGCTTGAGGCAAAGGAAAAGGTCAAGGTTGAAAAAGAAAACCAGACTCTCGCCTCGATCACCTTCCAGAACTATTTCCGGATGTATGAAAAGCTTGCCGGGATGACCGGTACTGCCGATACCGAAGCCGTTGAGTTCAAAAAGATTTACAACCTCGACGTGGTGATCATGCCGACCCACAACACCATGATCAGGGAAGATTATGCGGATGTGATCTATAAGAACCGAAACGCCAAGTACCGGGCCATAATCCGTGAAATCAAGGCGTTGCACGAGCAGCAGCGGCCGGTTCTGGTGGGCACCATCAGTATCGATGTTTCCGAGAAGATCTCCGCCATGCTGAAGAAGGCCGGGATTCCCCATTCCGTTCTCAATGCCAAGCAGCATGAAAAAGAAGCGGAAATTATCGCCGAAGCCGGCCAGAAAGGCAAGGTGACCATCGCCACCAACATGGCCGGGCGCGGCACCGACATCAAGCTTGGCGCCGGAGTGGCGGACCTGGGGGGGTTGCATATTCTCGGGACCAGCCGGCACGAATCCCGCCGGATCGACAACCAGCTTCGCGGCCGGGCAGGACGCCAGGGCGATGCCGGGTCCTCCCGTTTCTACCTCTCGCTTGAGGATGATCTGCTCCGGATTTTCGGTTCCGATCGGATTTCCGGAATCATGGAAAAACTGGGCATGGAAGAAGATGAGCCCATCGAGCACAACATGATCAGCAAGGCCATCGAGAACGCCCAGCGTAAGGTCGAAGGGCACAACTTCGATATCCGGAAGCATCTTCTGGAATACGATGATGTCATGAACAAGCAGCGTGAAGTGATTTATGAGCAACGGCGCAAGGTCCTGGTCAGTGAAAGCATCGAGGAGATCATTCAGGACATGCTCGCCGATATGGCCGACCTGGTGGTTGCCGATGTGGCGGATCCCAAGCTGCATTCCCCGGAGTGGGACTGGGATGGCCTCGGTGAGCGGCTGGCGAAAGGTTTTGGCCTGGAGCCGGTTTTCACCGAGGACGAAAAAGCCGATTTGACTCCCGGCAAACTGGCGGACCGGGTCCAGGAAATCCTCCAGGAGGGATACAAAAAGAAGGAGGCCGAAAACGGTTCTGAAACCATGCGTCATCTGGAAAAGCTGGTGCTTCTGCAGGTGATCGACCAACACTGGAAGGAACATCTCCTGAACATGGACCATCTGAAAGAGGGTATCGGTCTCAGGGGATACGGCCAGAAAAACCCGCTGATTGAATACAAGCGGGAAGGTTTCGGGATGTTTTCCGAACTCATGGAAACCATCAAGACCCAGACCTTGAACCACCTCTTTCTGATCAAGCTGGTCCAGGAAGACGAGGTGGAGAGGCTGGCCCGTGAGCAGCGTGAGAAAAAGCAGGAGATGGAATTGAGCCGGGGTGAGAGTCCCAAGGAACGGACGCCGGTTCGCAG
- a CDS encoding N-acetyltransferase has translation MIRNARMEDVKAIYKLLQHFSDKGLLLGRSLSSLYDQLRDFVIYVDPAQEAGGVLGACALHVCWENLAEIRSLAVVEGSQRKGIGRALVKTCLEEADSFGISRVFTLTYQPQFFAAMGFRKIDKGELPHKVWSDCIQCPKFPDCNEEAMIWER, from the coding sequence ATGATCCGTAATGCCAGAATGGAGGATGTCAAGGCCATCTACAAGCTTCTCCAGCATTTCTCGGACAAAGGTCTGCTGCTTGGCCGTTCTTTGAGCTCCCTCTATGACCAGTTGCGGGATTTTGTCATTTATGTCGATCCTGCGCAGGAGGCGGGAGGGGTGCTCGGCGCCTGCGCCCTGCACGTCTGCTGGGAGAATCTGGCGGAGATCAGGTCGCTCGCGGTCGTCGAAGGGAGTCAGCGAAAGGGGATCGGCAGGGCGCTGGTCAAGACATGCCTGGAAGAGGCGGACAGTTTTGGAATCAGCAGGGTTTTCACCCTGACCTACCAGCCGCAGTTTTTTGCCGCCATGGGTTTCAGGAAGATAGATAAGGGAGAATTGCCTCACAAGGTCTGGAGTGATTGTATCCAGTGCCCAAAATTCCCTGATTGTAACGAAGAAGCGATGATCTGGGAAAGATAA
- a CDS encoding SPOR domain-containing protein, producing MPPTDRKKKFSVQFELSLKGLLGAGIVCLCIFLWMFLLGVWAGQTILSSPPGPEMAAKKVPIKKKTLVTPAAEPAPEKAAVVLMQDKEVASPPAKEKVRNRPEPEEDPSFFSVQVAAFKDGKLAGKAVADWRTKGYDAFSRAPEGGGDSFTRVYIGRFDKMDAAKEYAEMLKKKEKQKPFIALVPENR from the coding sequence ATGCCCCCCACTGACCGGAAAAAGAAATTTTCAGTACAATTTGAACTGTCGCTGAAGGGGTTGCTCGGTGCCGGCATCGTCTGCCTCTGTATTTTTCTCTGGATGTTTCTCCTGGGGGTCTGGGCCGGCCAGACAATCCTCAGCTCTCCTCCCGGCCCGGAGATGGCGGCGAAAAAAGTACCGATCAAAAAGAAAACCCTGGTGACTCCTGCCGCAGAACCTGCGCCTGAAAAAGCGGCGGTGGTGTTGATGCAGGACAAGGAAGTTGCCTCTCCTCCGGCAAAGGAGAAGGTCAGAAACCGCCCTGAACCTGAAGAAGACCCCTCTTTCTTTTCGGTCCAGGTGGCTGCTTTCAAGGATGGAAAACTCGCCGGGAAGGCAGTTGCCGACTGGCGGACCAAGGGATATGATGCTTTTTCCCGGGCGCCGGAGGGAGGGGGGGATTCTTTCACCCGGGTATACATCGGCAGGTTTGATAAAATGGATGCGGCCAAGGAGTACGCAGAGATGCTCAAAAAAAAGGAAAAGCAGAAGCCGTTTATCGCGCTGGTCCCCGAAAACAGATAA
- a CDS encoding arginine--tRNA ligase yields the protein MIRKRLKEILDQCFNDGVVQGLWSAEADGGYSVEAPRQASHGDYATNMAMVIAGREKKNPREIAARLVGMVAKHDELISRAEIAGPGFVNFVINPRVWQAVLPEVCRQNEKFGLSEEGKGRKVMVEFVSANPTGPLSVGHGRQAVLGDAIARLLSATGHVVTREYYYNDAGRQMRVLGESTRARYLEQLGLESEFPEDGYQGEYIREIADSMIRESGDSLKDVTDFTPFKEKAEQAIFADINGTLTRLGIKFDNYFNEHTLYDDGLIDDVVATLRNKGLVYDQDGAVWFKTTEFGHDQDRVIIKSTGEPTYRLPDIAYHREKFRRGFDWMVNIFGSDHIATVPDVLAGVEALGYDPQKVTVVLHQFVTLMREGKQVKMSTRKANFITVDELVDEVGVDVVRFFFLMRKADSQLEFDLDLATQQSQENPVYYMQYGHARLASINKKAVEKGVERGDIDGADLQLLVEPEELALLKSMAGWPELVRSAAMDLEPHRVIFYMQDLAAQFHSYYNKHRILSEDLELSKARLWLAEGLKIILRNGLHLIGVGAPESM from the coding sequence ATGATCAGAAAACGTTTGAAAGAAATACTTGATCAATGCTTCAACGACGGGGTTGTTCAGGGGTTATGGTCGGCGGAAGCGGACGGCGGTTATTCCGTTGAAGCGCCCCGCCAGGCGTCCCATGGTGATTATGCCACCAACATGGCAATGGTCATTGCCGGGCGGGAAAAGAAAAATCCGCGGGAGATCGCAGCCAGGCTGGTCGGGATGGTGGCGAAGCATGATGAGCTGATCAGCCGTGCCGAGATCGCCGGACCGGGATTTGTCAATTTTGTGATCAATCCCAGGGTGTGGCAGGCGGTGCTGCCGGAAGTCTGCCGGCAGAATGAGAAATTCGGACTCAGCGAGGAAGGCAAAGGCCGCAAGGTCATGGTCGAATTCGTCAGCGCCAATCCGACCGGGCCGTTAAGTGTCGGTCATGGCCGGCAGGCGGTTCTTGGCGATGCCATTGCCAGGCTCCTTTCCGCCACCGGACACGTGGTGACCCGCGAGTATTACTATAACGATGCCGGCCGCCAGATGCGGGTTCTCGGCGAATCAACGCGGGCCAGGTATCTTGAGCAGCTCGGCCTTGAATCTGAATTCCCCGAGGATGGATATCAGGGAGAATATATCCGGGAAATCGCCGATTCAATGATCCGGGAATCCGGTGACAGCCTCAAGGACGTGACAGATTTCACCCCCTTCAAGGAGAAGGCGGAGCAGGCAATTTTTGCCGATATCAACGGGACCCTCACCCGTCTCGGGATCAAATTCGACAACTACTTCAACGAACACACCCTCTATGATGACGGATTGATCGATGATGTCGTCGCGACCTTGCGGAACAAGGGACTGGTCTATGACCAGGACGGCGCGGTCTGGTTCAAAACCACCGAGTTCGGCCATGATCAGGACCGGGTGATCATCAAGAGTACCGGGGAACCCACCTACCGGCTGCCCGATATTGCGTATCATCGGGAAAAATTCAGGCGCGGTTTTGACTGGATGGTCAATATCTTCGGCTCGGATCACATCGCCACCGTCCCCGACGTTCTGGCCGGGGTGGAGGCGCTTGGCTATGATCCGCAGAAGGTGACGGTGGTGCTCCACCAGTTCGTGACCCTGATGCGGGAGGGCAAGCAGGTGAAAATGTCGACCCGCAAGGCCAATTTTATCACGGTGGATGAGCTGGTCGACGAGGTCGGGGTCGATGTGGTCCGGTTCTTTTTCCTGATGCGTAAAGCCGACAGCCAGCTTGAGTTCGACCTTGACCTGGCCACCCAGCAGAGCCAGGAGAACCCGGTGTATTACATGCAGTATGGCCACGCGAGGCTTGCGAGTATCAACAAGAAAGCTGTGGAAAAGGGGGTCGAACGGGGGGATATCGATGGTGCGGACCTGCAGCTTCTGGTGGAACCGGAGGAGTTGGCTCTGCTGAAGTCAATGGCGGGCTGGCCGGAACTGGTCAGAAGCGCTGCCATGGACCTGGAACCCCATCGGGTGATTTTTTATATGCAGGACCTGGCGGCGCAGTTCCACAGTTATTACAATAAGCACCGGATACTCTCCGAGGATCTTGAACTTTCCAAGGCCAGACTCTGGCTGGCGGAGGGACTTAAAATCATTCTGCGCAACGGCCTGCACCTTATCGGGGTCGGCGCTCCTGAATCCATGTGA
- the alr gene encoding alanine racemase, producing the protein MAEVTPSGSWNRIEINLENLQANYRNLSNLAGPDARVMPVVKSDAYGHGLVEVAAALADIGASVFGVAETEEGVRLRKAGIEGEIIVLLGAMAENFSEIIRYALAPVVYDLAMIKELSARAEKEGKKVPVHLKIDTGMGRLGIMPDEVDEYLELFSELAGVELAGVLSHFPMADSSDQSATDTQTAVFSQLVKKIHERFAGSVSHIANSAAAIRNPGSRLNMIRPGIALYGCCPSAGSDFCSGITLQPVMSFKTRVIQVKEVPAGYGVSYGHQFTTTRPTRLAVLPVGYDDGYLRRLSGRAEVLIGGKRVPVVGRICMNACMADITDLDRVQAGDEVVLMGRQGLEEISADEIAGWLETISYEVLCTFGGSNHRFYV; encoded by the coding sequence ATGGCAGAAGTCACCCCTTCAGGATCCTGGAACAGGATCGAAATCAATCTGGAAAATCTCCAGGCCAATTACCGTAATCTCAGCAATCTTGCAGGGCCCGATGCACGGGTGATGCCGGTGGTGAAATCGGATGCATATGGTCACGGACTGGTTGAGGTTGCTGCCGCTCTTGCAGATATCGGGGCTTCTGTGTTCGGGGTTGCGGAAACCGAAGAAGGGGTGCGGTTGCGCAAGGCGGGGATTGAAGGAGAGATCATCGTTCTGCTCGGTGCGATGGCTGAAAATTTTTCCGAAATTATCAGATATGCCCTTGCCCCGGTGGTGTATGATCTCGCGATGATCAAAGAACTCTCCGCCAGGGCGGAGAAGGAAGGCAAAAAGGTTCCGGTTCACCTGAAGATCGATACCGGGATGGGGCGGCTCGGGATCATGCCCGACGAGGTGGATGAATATCTTGAGCTTTTTTCAGAGCTGGCTGGCGTGGAGCTTGCGGGGGTGCTGAGTCATTTTCCGATGGCGGACTCATCAGACCAGTCGGCCACCGATACGCAGACGGCGGTATTCTCACAGCTTGTGAAGAAAATTCATGAGCGTTTTGCCGGCAGTGTATCTCATATTGCCAACTCTGCCGCCGCCATCAGGAATCCCGGCAGCCGTCTTAACATGATCCGGCCCGGGATCGCATTGTACGGCTGTTGCCCTTCGGCCGGCAGCGATTTCTGTTCCGGGATCACCCTGCAGCCGGTAATGTCTTTCAAAACAAGGGTGATCCAGGTCAAGGAGGTCCCGGCGGGATATGGTGTCAGTTACGGGCATCAATTCACCACAACCCGACCGACCAGACTTGCCGTATTGCCGGTCGGGTATGACGACGGCTATCTGCGGCGATTGTCCGGCCGGGCAGAAGTTCTGATCGGCGGGAAGAGGGTCCCGGTGGTGGGCCGGATATGCATGAATGCCTGCATGGCTGATATCACCGATCTCGACCGGGTGCAGGCCGGAGACGAAGTTGTCCTGATGGGCAGGCAGGGACTGGAGGAGATCAGCGCCGATGAAATAGCGGGCTGGCTCGAAACCATCAGTTACGAAGTTCTCTGCACCTTCGGCGGCAGCAATCACAGGTTTTATGTTTGA
- a CDS encoding 4Fe-4S binding protein — translation MYQVEVDKDKCNGDEECVNACPAQVFEMEDGKSEPVNMDECLGCETCIEVCPEGAITVTEV, via the coding sequence ATGTATCAGGTAGAAGTCGACAAAGACAAATGCAATGGCGATGAAGAATGTGTTAATGCCTGTCCCGCACAGGTTTTCGAGATGGAAGATGGCAAGTCGGAGCCGGTCAACATGGATGAGTGTCTTGGTTGCGAGACCTGCATCGAGGTTTGCCCGGAAGGCGCCATTACCGTAACCGAGGTTTAA
- a CDS encoding L,D-transpeptidase produces MIIRLQWLWLVFARLGAASRSSRALRSDLGRRDQIWCIMVLVAALTLAGLLGLRLLSAARVGSKPVIQVKSTSPKVKVQLGRSGAEPSLTDLQAANKALELQLRRLAPSGLNLVIDTAGNRVILRRGENTEAEMVASCGSGNVLVDPRGGRSWTFDTPRGQFSIQSRLTKPVWMKPDWAFIEEGLEIPTDPAQRAEAGMMGEYALGLGQGYFIHGTLYTRMLGRNVSHGCVRLGDRDLERLYRDLPLGTRVMIF; encoded by the coding sequence ATGATAATCCGATTGCAATGGCTCTGGCTCGTCTTCGCTAGGCTGGGAGCGGCTTCTCGCTCCAGTCGGGCTCTGCGTTCCGACCTTGGGCGCCGGGACCAGATCTGGTGCATCATGGTTCTGGTCGCTGCACTGACCCTGGCCGGTCTGCTTGGCTTGCGCCTGCTGTCGGCCGCCCGGGTTGGTTCAAAGCCGGTGATCCAGGTCAAGTCGACTTCGCCAAAAGTGAAGGTGCAACTCGGCCGCTCCGGCGCGGAACCCTCGCTTACCGACCTGCAGGCGGCCAATAAGGCACTGGAGCTGCAGCTGCGGCGACTGGCTCCGAGCGGACTCAACCTGGTCATCGACACTGCAGGAAACCGGGTTATTCTGCGCCGGGGAGAAAATACCGAGGCCGAGATGGTTGCCTCCTGCGGCAGTGGCAATGTTCTGGTTGATCCCCGGGGCGGGCGGAGCTGGACTTTCGATACTCCGCGCGGCCAGTTCTCGATCCAGTCCAGGCTGACCAAGCCGGTCTGGATGAAACCGGACTGGGCTTTCATCGAGGAAGGGCTGGAAATTCCGACCGATCCGGCACAACGGGCCGAGGCGGGAATGATGGGTGAGTACGCTCTGGGGCTGGGCCAGGGGTACTTCATCCACGGAACCCTCTACACCAGGATGCTGGGCCGCAACGTCTCACACGGCTGTGTCCGCCTTGGCGACCGCGACCTGGAGCGCCTCTACCGCGATCTGCCGCTTGGCACCCGGGTGATGATCTTCTGA
- a CDS encoding L,D-transpeptidase, with protein sequence MTSGVEVDFSWRDKLPESMCLPKLRSALFIVLFLAGIQGCGVRVEPAEVRLLLQQQEELRGAGALHYVPVEYQLYQEAEARARALLERERQRLAWFRNYQPVAEAYRLVLDQGRELALKIGKTRQRQAALIAGRHQELTVRLVLLRELSELLKDRRLALPGLVRMEIGLEKSARQVESGRGEEAVASLGQIAEELDEVVAGIRPVLARYAGREEIGQWRRQIAAMLEESRRSGRSLLVVSKAERQLTWYRGGRQMRTYDAGLGFRFLSAKLHSGDQATPEGVYRVVRKLPYSKFFKALLIDYPNGEDRRRYKAARQRGEIPEGAGIGGQIEIHGGGREGMTEGCVALDNQELAELYGQIEVDTPVIIVGTTDYDNPIAMALARLR encoded by the coding sequence ATGACGAGCGGCGTGGAGGTCGACTTCTCATGGCGAGACAAATTGCCTGAATCCATGTGCTTGCCGAAGCTGCGATCGGCGCTTTTCATCGTTCTTTTTTTGGCCGGTATTCAGGGATGCGGGGTTCGTGTGGAACCCGCCGAGGTCCGTCTGCTTTTGCAGCAGCAGGAGGAACTGCGCGGGGCCGGAGCATTGCATTATGTTCCGGTGGAGTATCAGTTATACCAGGAGGCGGAAGCCAGGGCCCGGGCCCTTCTGGAGAGGGAGCGGCAACGGTTGGCCTGGTTCAGGAACTATCAGCCGGTTGCTGAGGCTTATCGGTTGGTGCTGGACCAGGGGAGAGAGCTGGCTTTAAAGATTGGGAAGACGCGGCAGCGGCAGGCGGCTCTGATCGCCGGCCGTCACCAGGAACTTACGGTGCGTCTGGTCCTGCTGCGAGAACTCTCGGAACTGCTCAAGGATCGCCGATTGGCGCTGCCGGGGCTGGTGCGTATGGAGATCGGCCTTGAAAAGTCCGCCCGCCAGGTGGAGAGTGGCCGAGGGGAGGAAGCGGTGGCCTCTCTAGGCCAGATTGCCGAGGAGCTGGACGAGGTGGTTGCCGGGATACGCCCGGTTCTGGCTCGATATGCCGGGCGGGAGGAAATCGGGCAATGGCGCAGACAAATTGCCGCAATGCTCGAGGAGTCACGGCGGAGCGGAAGGTCGCTGCTGGTGGTCAGCAAGGCCGAGCGGCAATTGACCTGGTATCGCGGTGGCCGGCAGATGCGGACCTATGATGCTGGTCTCGGTTTCCGGTTTCTCAGCGCAAAACTCCACAGCGGGGATCAGGCAACCCCCGAAGGAGTTTACCGGGTGGTGCGCAAACTTCCTTACAGTAAATTTTTCAAGGCCCTGCTGATCGATTATCCGAACGGTGAAGACCGGCGCCGCTACAAGGCAGCCAGGCAGCGGGGAGAGATCCCGGAAGGGGCGGGGATCGGCGGGCAGATAGAGATTCACGGCGGGGGACGGGAGGGGATGACCGAAGGCTGTGTGGCCCTGGACAACCAGGAGTTGGCCGAACTCTATGGGCAGATTGAAGTAGATACTCCGGTAATTATTGTCGGTACCACTGATTATGATAATCCGATTGCAATGGCTCTGGCTCGTCTTCGCTAG
- a CDS encoding cobyrinate a,c-diamide synthase, producing MGNNQAHISETPAAGAVIAGLSGGSGKSVVAVGAVAALARRGHTVMAFKKGPDYIDSGWLGLAAGRPCFNLDPYLMKREVLLNSFYTQSCLAEYVLVEGNRGLFDGVDLEGAYSTAELAFFLKLPVILVVDCTKTTRTVAALVAGCQRFDRRIEIRGVVLNRVGTSRHESIVRRSVEHYTGIPVLGAFPRSREDVFPQRHLGITPGPEHADAGVAVATLADRAEKFLDLGKLMQMMAPVSCPEGSSAGITPPFAKTGKGDGLKIGLIRDEAFQFYYQENLDALQNLGVELIEINAITEKKLPEIDALYIGGGFPETSARALSENMSFLASLREMVEKGLPVYAECGGLIFLGRSISLEGEKFTLAGIFPVDFTLERKPQAHGYTDLVVTADNPFYPLGTEISGHEFRYSKVVDWEGKSDTLACRMDRGVGFAEKRDGLVYKNVFALYTHVHSLGTPEWAPGMVQAARKFKDRPS from the coding sequence ATGGGAAATAATCAGGCGCATATTTCAGAGACACCTGCAGCCGGCGCAGTCATTGCCGGCTTGAGCGGTGGTTCCGGCAAAAGCGTGGTGGCGGTTGGCGCCGTTGCCGCGCTCGCCCGCAGAGGGCATACGGTCATGGCTTTCAAGAAGGGGCCCGATTACATTGACAGCGGCTGGCTTGGTCTTGCCGCAGGTCGCCCCTGCTTCAACCTTGATCCTTATCTGATGAAGAGAGAGGTGCTCCTCAATTCCTTTTATACACAAAGTTGCCTTGCAGAGTATGTGCTCGTGGAGGGCAATCGCGGTCTTTTCGACGGGGTTGACCTGGAAGGGGCCTACAGTACCGCGGAACTCGCGTTTTTCCTGAAACTGCCGGTGATTCTGGTGGTTGACTGCACCAAGACGACGAGAACCGTGGCCGCTCTGGTGGCCGGATGTCAACGGTTCGACCGGCGGATCGAGATCCGGGGCGTCGTATTGAACCGGGTCGGTACCAGCAGGCATGAAAGTATTGTCCGCCGCTCCGTTGAACATTACACGGGGATACCGGTCCTGGGCGCGTTCCCCCGGTCCCGGGAGGATGTTTTTCCCCAGCGGCATCTGGGAATTACTCCCGGCCCCGAGCATGCCGATGCCGGGGTAGCCGTTGCCACCCTGGCGGACCGGGCCGAGAAATTTCTTGATCTCGGTAAGCTCATGCAAATGATGGCGCCGGTGTCCTGCCCTGAAGGGTCGTCGGCAGGGATCACTCCACCCTTTGCAAAAACAGGCAAAGGGGATGGTCTGAAGATTGGTCTCATCCGGGACGAAGCCTTTCAGTTTTATTACCAGGAGAATCTGGACGCCCTGCAAAACCTCGGGGTTGAACTGATAGAAATAAACGCCATCACGGAAAAGAAATTACCGGAAATTGATGCCCTTTACATCGGCGGTGGATTTCCGGAAACCAGCGCTCGCGCCTTGTCTGAGAACATGTCGTTCCTTGCCTCGCTCAGGGAGATGGTTGAGAAGGGGCTGCCGGTCTATGCGGAATGCGGCGGGTTGATTTTTCTTGGCCGCAGTATCAGCCTGGAGGGGGAGAAGTTTACCCTGGCCGGAATCTTTCCAGTGGATTTTACCCTGGAACGGAAACCCCAGGCCCATGGTTATACTGATCTGGTGGTTACCGCGGACAACCCCTTTTACCCCCTGGGCACGGAGATCAGCGGTCACGAATTCCGTTACAGTAAAGTCGTTGACTGGGAAGGAAAATCCGATACTCTTGCCTGCCGGATGGACAGAGGCGTCGGCTTTGCCGAAAAGCGGGATGGGCTCGTTTACAAAAACGTCTTTGCCCTGTACACGCACGTCCACTCCTTGGGCACCCCGGAGTGGGCGCCGGGAATGGTGCAGGCGGCCAGAAAATTTAAAGACCGGCCGAGCTGA
- a CDS encoding tetratricopeptide repeat protein yields MSDTEKSPDLSQVIAELEAKCQELPDNVVAHHHLAVVYRKAGRNTDALKKLEECIKLDPHSVEAHINTGAIHFESGDLDKAMTANEMALRINPESAQAHTNMGMIWWQKGDAEKSIEAYTRAVTRDPKLVTAWTGLATAQIMAGNFEDALKAAKESIKIEPDFPLAQNNLAVALFYTRDFQGAKTAADRAKELGYPVDPRFIAAITQEL; encoded by the coding sequence ATGTCTGACACTGAAAAAAGCCCTGATCTCTCACAAGTGATCGCCGAACTGGAAGCAAAATGCCAGGAGCTGCCGGACAACGTAGTTGCCCACCACCATCTGGCAGTTGTCTATCGTAAAGCCGGCAGAAACACTGACGCCCTGAAAAAACTTGAGGAATGCATCAAACTCGACCCTCATTCCGTTGAGGCCCATATCAACACCGGGGCCATTCATTTTGAGAGCGGGGACCTGGATAAAGCAATGACCGCCAATGAAATGGCCCTCCGGATCAACCCTGAATCGGCCCAGGCCCACACCAATATGGGAATGATCTGGTGGCAGAAAGGAGATGCTGAGAAATCCATCGAGGCCTATACCAGGGCCGTTACCAGAGATCCGAAGCTCGTCACAGCCTGGACCGGCCTTGCGACAGCACAGATCATGGCCGGGAATTTCGAAGATGCCCTGAAGGCCGCAAAAGAGAGCATCAAAATCGAGCCGGATTTCCCCCTGGCTCAGAACAATCTCGCGGTCGCCCTTTTTTATACCAGGGATTTTCAGGGAGCAAAAACCGCTGCCGACCGGGCTAAAGAACTTGGCTATCCGGTTGATCCGCGTTTTATCGCCGCAATCACCCAAGAACTTTAA